A section of the Phycisphaerales bacterium genome encodes:
- a CDS encoding trehalose-6-phosphate synthase, with protein MTAGSEASSPPAAPPTARRPVSIGSPPDPVVQADHAIVLAERQTETSDIVILSNRLPVHRTERDGQAVWESSPGGLVSAMTPILRNRESMWIGWAGAPDAPKEAFEHNGIHNVPIHITEEELEAYYDGFSNRTLWPLYHDAIRPPEFRREWWATFVEVNRRFAHAAAERVSRGGIVWVHDYHLQLVPAMIRERRPEVRIGFFLHIPFPPQELFAQLPRRAELLRGLLGADVVGFQTATGAQNFCRLCRRFTPATGRGTDLQFEGRLIRARAFPISIDFNRFESLARQPAVQDRASQFRAKLGGARRIILGVDRMDYTKGIELRLRAFQELLRSKRADPAQCVFVQVGVPSRERVEAYRDIRARIEEVIGQINGEFGELGLTPVHYLYRSLPVEELASLYVAADVMVVTPLRDGMNLVAKEYIATRINDTGVLLLSEFTGAARELQSALLVNPHDDVGMQLALETALNMPPARQRQRIRALRRTVRRHDVYAWAREFFEALTV; from the coding sequence ATGACTGCCGGAAGTGAAGCATCGAGTCCGCCGGCTGCACCGCCCACAGCCAGGCGGCCCGTCTCGATCGGCTCGCCGCCAGATCCCGTCGTGCAGGCGGATCACGCCATCGTTCTGGCCGAGCGCCAGACTGAGACGAGCGACATCGTCATTCTTTCCAACAGGCTGCCGGTGCATCGAACCGAGCGCGACGGGCAAGCCGTGTGGGAAAGCAGCCCGGGCGGGCTCGTCTCGGCGATGACGCCGATTCTGCGCAACCGAGAGAGCATGTGGATCGGCTGGGCCGGCGCGCCGGACGCACCGAAAGAAGCCTTCGAACACAACGGCATCCACAACGTGCCCATTCATATCACCGAGGAAGAACTCGAAGCCTACTACGACGGCTTCTCCAATCGCACGCTCTGGCCGCTCTACCACGATGCGATTCGCCCGCCCGAGTTTCGGCGGGAGTGGTGGGCCACATTCGTCGAGGTGAATCGGCGCTTTGCGCACGCGGCGGCGGAACGCGTCAGTCGAGGCGGCATCGTGTGGGTGCACGACTACCACTTGCAACTCGTGCCGGCGATGATTCGCGAGCGGCGGCCGGAGGTGCGCATCGGTTTTTTTCTGCACATTCCGTTTCCGCCGCAGGAACTGTTCGCACAACTGCCGCGGCGCGCGGAACTGCTCCGCGGGCTGCTCGGCGCCGACGTCGTCGGTTTTCAGACGGCGACTGGAGCGCAGAACTTCTGCCGCCTCTGCCGCCGCTTCACGCCCGCGACTGGGCGGGGCACCGATCTGCAGTTCGAGGGCCGGCTCATCCGCGCGCGAGCCTTTCCGATTTCGATCGATTTCAATCGCTTCGAATCGCTGGCCCGCCAGCCGGCAGTGCAGGACCGGGCGAGCCAGTTTCGGGCCAAACTCGGCGGCGCGCGGCGCATCATCCTCGGCGTCGATCGCATGGATTACACCAAGGGCATCGAGTTGCGCCTGCGCGCTTTCCAGGAACTGCTGCGGTCCAAGCGCGCCGATCCCGCCCAATGCGTCTTCGTCCAGGTCGGCGTGCCGAGCCGCGAACGGGTGGAGGCCTACCGCGATATCCGGGCGCGCATTGAGGAAGTCATCGGCCAGATCAACGGGGAGTTCGGCGAACTCGGCCTGACGCCGGTCCACTACCTCTACCGGAGCCTGCCGGTTGAGGAACTGGCCTCGCTCTACGTCGCCGCTGACGTGATGGTGGTCACGCCGCTGCGCGACGGCATGAACCTCGTGGCCAAGGAGTACATAGCCACGCGCATCAACGACACTGGCGTGCTGCTGCTCAGCGAATTCACCGGGGCGGCGCGCGAGCTGCAGTCGGCGCTGCTCGTCAATCCGCATGACGACGTCGGGATGCAGTTGGCGCTCGAAACCGCACTGAATATGCCGCCCGCAAGGCAGCGGCAGCGCATCCGGGCGCTGCGCCGCACCGTCCGGCGGCACGACGTCTATGCATGGGCCCGGGAGTTCTTCGAGGCACTGACCGTATGA
- a CDS encoding MgtC/SapB family protein, producing the protein MERFDSIDLDVTLLEEALRLLLAVACGALIGWDRESKGRDAGLRTHIMVALGSAGFTLIAMQMFMTLGNAQDATGDAVRIMAAIIGGVGFLGAGAIIQSGGRVRGLTTAAGLWVIAAVGISAGAGFYSNAMFVTVLAFLTLNALRRVEVLTGKRDEEPRMAGSSAFHPHSHLKGPIVPQREQAPGRGTFSPAGHQESAVERSSQA; encoded by the coding sequence ATGGAGAGATTTGACTCGATCGATCTGGACGTCACGCTCCTTGAGGAAGCCCTGCGCTTGCTTCTGGCCGTGGCGTGCGGCGCACTAATCGGTTGGGATCGGGAGTCTAAAGGCAGGGATGCTGGCCTGCGGACGCACATCATGGTGGCGCTTGGGTCGGCGGGCTTCACTCTCATTGCCATGCAGATGTTCATGACGCTGGGAAATGCCCAGGATGCGACCGGCGACGCCGTGCGCATTATGGCCGCCATCATCGGCGGCGTCGGCTTTCTCGGCGCGGGCGCGATCATTCAGTCCGGCGGGCGCGTCCGCGGGCTGACCACAGCGGCGGGCCTCTGGGTGATAGCGGCGGTGGGCATTTCAGCCGGCGCCGGCTTCTACAGCAATGCGATGTTCGTGACGGTGCTCGCGTTTCTCACGCTCAATGCGCTTCGCCGCGTTGAAGTTCTGACTGGAAAACGGGATGAAGAACCCCGAATGGCCGGGTCGAGTGCATTTCATCCACACTCGCATCTGAAGGGGCCTATCGTGCCCCAGCGGGAGCAGGCGCCGGGGCGCGGCACCTTCTCGCCGGCCGGTCACCAGGAATCAGCAGTTGAGAGATCGAGTCAAGCATGA
- a CDS encoding entericidin A/B family lipoprotein, which yields MLRRHIRLVAVSFMTMLYVVILVGCNTMEGAGQDVEAAGEAVQDAAD from the coding sequence ATGTTGCGAAGACACATTCGCCTCGTCGCCGTTTCGTTCATGACCATGCTCTACGTCGTCATTCTGGTTGGTTGCAACACCATGGAAGGCGCCGGCCAGGACGTAGAGGCCGCCGGCGAAGCAGTTCAGGACGCTGCAGACTGA
- a CDS encoding response regulator transcription factor: protein MSQVSARPNGTIARASAKVHRVLIVDDHPMLRRGLTELISHEPHLGVCGEAYDLASTLEQVKATKPDLLIIDIALKDTNGIEVVKQIKAQHPTLRMLVCSMHDEMLFAERSLRAGAMGYISKERALEDVIVAIRTVLSDKIFLSERMSDHLLHRVQGGDSKLGQSPIDRLTDRELEVFELIGNGQSTNEIATRLSLSPKTVDAHRQKIKRRLDIATTNELTQYAVKWVLEQTQGIK from the coding sequence GTGAGCCAGGTGAGTGCAAGACCAAACGGCACGATTGCGAGAGCATCCGCCAAGGTGCATCGGGTTCTGATCGTTGATGACCATCCGATGCTGCGGCGAGGTCTCACGGAATTGATTTCGCACGAACCCCATCTCGGCGTGTGCGGCGAGGCGTACGACCTCGCATCGACGCTCGAACAGGTGAAGGCGACCAAGCCGGATCTGCTCATCATCGACATCGCGCTCAAGGACACCAACGGCATCGAAGTCGTCAAGCAGATCAAGGCGCAGCACCCGACGCTGCGCATGCTCGTGTGCTCGATGCACGATGAGATGCTCTTTGCCGAGCGGTCGCTTCGGGCCGGGGCGATGGGCTACATCAGCAAGGAGCGGGCTCTGGAAGACGTCATCGTCGCCATTCGCACGGTTCTGAGCGACAAGATCTTCCTGAGCGAGCGCATGTCCGACCATCTGCTGCACCGCGTGCAGGGCGGCGACTCGAAACTGGGCCAGTCCCCCATCGATCGGCTCACCGACCGCGAACTCGAAGTCTTCGAACTCATCGGCAACGGCCAGAGCACGAACGAAATCGCGACGCGGCTGAGCCTCAGCCCCAAAACGGTCGATGCCCATCGACAGAAGATCAAGCGGCGCCTCGACATCGCGACGACCAATGAACTGACGCAGTATGCCGTCAAGTGGGTGCTTGAGCAGACACAAGGCATCAAGTAG
- the odhB gene encoding 2-oxoglutarate dehydrogenase complex dihydrolipoyllysine-residue succinyltransferase → MPTDIKVPEIGESVSEATISRWLIAEGEQVERDESIVEIETDKVSLEIPSPASGVLGEIVVREGETARVGDVIARLSDSDGAPAKGRQADAPASRRAPQTASKEKASNQASSEEAQPEQSEQPQQKNGARRNGPQAARHDESEDGDDESNRTQESRAELKREPREQAPAPAPTAAAHRPDARGERRERLSPIRRRIAQRLVEASQTSAMLTTFNEVDMTAVLSLRSKWGEQFEQVHGVRLGFMSLFVRASVEALREFPRFNAMIDGQDVVYRDYIDIAIAISTDAGLVTPVLRNVWRLSLADIERHIADFAVRARSRELTIDELTGGTFTITNGGVFGSLLSTPILNPPQTGILGMHTIQDRPVAVDGAVVIRPMMYLALTYDHRLVDGREAVLFLNRVRDTVAEPSRLLLRL, encoded by the coding sequence ATGCCTACTGACATCAAAGTGCCTGAGATCGGCGAATCCGTGAGCGAAGCAACCATCTCGCGCTGGCTGATCGCCGAGGGCGAGCAGGTCGAGCGCGATGAGAGCATCGTGGAGATCGAAACGGACAAGGTTTCGCTCGAGATTCCATCGCCGGCTTCCGGAGTGCTTGGCGAAATCGTGGTGCGCGAAGGGGAGACGGCCAGGGTCGGCGATGTGATCGCGCGGTTGTCGGACTCAGACGGCGCGCCGGCGAAGGGGCGTCAAGCCGATGCTCCCGCTTCGCGGCGAGCGCCGCAGACCGCCTCGAAGGAGAAGGCCTCGAACCAGGCATCCTCTGAAGAAGCGCAGCCGGAACAATCTGAGCAGCCGCAGCAGAAGAATGGCGCGCGGCGCAACGGTCCGCAGGCAGCGCGGCACGACGAATCCGAAGACGGCGATGACGAGTCGAATCGCACGCAGGAGAGCCGCGCCGAACTGAAGCGCGAGCCGCGGGAACAGGCTCCGGCTCCGGCGCCGACCGCTGCGGCGCACCGGCCAGATGCCCGCGGGGAGCGGCGCGAGCGCCTCTCGCCGATCCGCCGCCGCATCGCTCAGCGCCTCGTCGAGGCGTCGCAGACCTCGGCGATGTTGACCACGTTCAACGAAGTCGACATGACAGCCGTGTTGAGTCTGAGGAGCAAGTGGGGCGAGCAGTTCGAGCAGGTGCACGGCGTCCGACTCGGGTTCATGTCGCTGTTTGTGCGGGCGTCGGTGGAGGCGCTGCGCGAGTTTCCGCGATTCAACGCCATGATCGACGGCCAGGATGTCGTCTACCGCGACTACATCGACATTGCCATCGCCATCAGCACCGATGCCGGCCTCGTGACGCCCGTGCTGCGCAACGTGTGGCGACTCAGCCTGGCCGACATCGAGCGTCACATCGCCGACTTCGCGGTGCGGGCGCGCAGCAGGGAATTGACCATCGACGAATTGACGGGCGGCACGTTTACGATCACCAACGGCGGCGTCTTCGGCTCGCTGCTCTCGACGCCGATACTCAATCCGCCTCAGACGGGCATTCTCGGGATGCACACCATCCAGGATCGTCCGGTCGCCGTGGATGGCGCGGTGGTCATTCGCCCGATGATGTACCTCGCGCTGACGTACGACCACCGGCTTGTGGACGGCCGGGAAGCCGTGCTCTTCCTCAATCGCGTGCGCGACACCGTGGCGGAGCCCAGCCGCCTGCTGCTGCGCCTGTGA
- a CDS encoding 2-oxoglutarate dehydrogenase E1 component → MERIAPRLIGAGDAGDSVAAVRLERALEAFRRYGHLRAAINPLEMEPPGSPEIDAATQGMAERDRYTSVGMRWGGRNQRWTIGSWLARLHRTYCSTTGAEFMHLADHQRREWFAEALEQQPAPLLDKALRSRILRDLTGAEMFEQFVRKRFIGAKTFSLEGADALIPLLSSMIERAGDEGIDQLFLGMAHRGRLNVLANIIGKDLALIFHELLDEDPSAHIGGGDVKYHLGACGTWRAESGADVRLSLCFNPSHLEFVNPVAMGRTRAARERGRNACCVLIHGDAAVIGEGVVAEALNLAALRGYAIGGAIHIVINNQIGFTTTPSEARSTRYCTDLMLGFDIPVLHVNGDDPLAVVRAGLIAMSYRERFGRDVAIDLCCYRRLGHNEIDEPAFTQPQMYRRIRAHPTVREIFLEQHGGAGDAAESIEHELHEHYEQRLAEAKICGGSMKDDDGVALSGTYFGGRAADADRVETAAPLQRLQSILQVLSAVPEGFRLNRKIAHGLERRRAMAEQRTPLDWAAAEALALGSLSLEGVPIRLSGQDTVRGTFGQRHLTWFDADTGAPHTPLQHLDGSQARLELINSPLSEAAPLAYEFGYALEHPDALIAWEAQYGDFANAAQVIIDQFLASAEDKWERLNGLVLLLPHGFEGSGPEHSSARLERFLLLAAEDNIQVTQPTTPAQYFHLLRRQVRRRWRKPLVVLTPKSLLRHPRAVSELAQCAGGAFQPVLGDPQLQARGRQFPRVLLCSGKVYYELLENRQQRSLDDAIAIVRLEQLYPFPQDELEAVLRHVPDGTPLKWVQEEPENMGAWRFMRARHGPRLFGRFDMGLIARCASASPATGSASSHRLEQDQLIHRALAID, encoded by the coding sequence GTGGAGCGAATCGCACCGCGGCTCATTGGCGCGGGTGACGCAGGTGATAGCGTCGCGGCCGTGCGGCTTGAGCGCGCCCTTGAGGCCTTTCGCCGCTATGGGCACCTGCGAGCCGCGATTAATCCTCTGGAAATGGAGCCGCCCGGATCGCCAGAGATCGATGCGGCGACGCAAGGCATGGCCGAGCGCGACCGATACACGAGCGTTGGCATGCGCTGGGGCGGCCGCAACCAGCGATGGACCATCGGCTCCTGGCTCGCTCGCCTGCATCGAACCTATTGCTCAACTACGGGCGCGGAATTCATGCACCTGGCCGACCACCAGCGGCGGGAGTGGTTTGCCGAAGCGCTCGAGCAGCAACCGGCGCCGCTGCTCGATAAAGCGCTGCGCAGCCGCATCCTGCGCGACCTGACTGGCGCGGAGATGTTCGAGCAGTTCGTGCGCAAGCGGTTCATCGGTGCCAAGACCTTTTCGCTCGAAGGCGCCGACGCCCTCATCCCACTGCTTTCGAGCATGATCGAACGGGCCGGCGATGAGGGCATCGACCAACTATTTCTGGGCATGGCGCATCGCGGCCGGCTCAACGTCCTGGCCAACATCATCGGCAAGGACCTCGCGCTCATCTTCCATGAACTGCTCGACGAAGACCCTTCTGCGCATATCGGTGGTGGCGACGTCAAGTATCACCTTGGCGCGTGCGGCACGTGGCGAGCGGAAAGTGGCGCCGACGTGCGACTGTCGTTGTGTTTCAACCCCAGCCATCTGGAATTCGTCAATCCCGTCGCCATGGGGCGCACGCGCGCGGCTCGCGAGCGCGGACGCAACGCCTGCTGCGTGCTCATCCACGGCGACGCGGCGGTGATTGGCGAAGGCGTTGTGGCTGAGGCGCTCAATCTCGCCGCGCTGCGGGGCTACGCCATCGGCGGAGCAATCCACATCGTCATCAACAACCAGATCGGATTCACGACAACGCCCAGCGAGGCCCGCTCCACGCGCTACTGCACTGATCTCATGCTTGGTTTCGACATCCCCGTGCTGCACGTCAATGGCGATGACCCGCTCGCCGTCGTGCGGGCCGGCTTGATCGCTATGTCCTATCGCGAGCGCTTCGGGCGCGACGTGGCCATCGACCTGTGCTGCTACCGCCGGCTGGGCCACAACGAGATCGACGAACCAGCGTTCACACAGCCGCAGATGTACCGCCGCATTCGCGCCCATCCGACCGTGCGCGAGATCTTCCTCGAGCAGCACGGTGGGGCGGGCGACGCTGCAGAGTCGATCGAACATGAACTGCACGAGCACTACGAGCAGCGTCTTGCCGAGGCGAAGATCTGCGGCGGGAGCATGAAAGATGACGATGGCGTCGCGCTCAGCGGAACGTACTTTGGCGGCCGGGCGGCGGACGCCGATCGCGTCGAGACCGCAGCGCCACTGCAGCGCCTGCAATCGATTCTGCAGGTGCTCAGCGCCGTGCCGGAGGGCTTTCGCCTCAATCGGAAAATTGCGCACGGGCTGGAGAGGCGCCGCGCGATGGCTGAGCAGCGCACGCCGCTCGACTGGGCGGCGGCCGAGGCCTTGGCGCTGGGCAGTCTGAGCCTGGAGGGTGTGCCGATCCGCTTGAGCGGGCAGGATACGGTCCGCGGCACCTTCGGCCAGCGGCACCTCACGTGGTTTGACGCCGACACGGGCGCGCCTCACACCCCGCTGCAACACCTCGACGGGTCGCAGGCGCGCCTGGAGCTGATCAACTCGCCATTGAGCGAAGCAGCGCCGCTCGCGTACGAGTTCGGCTACGCGCTGGAGCATCCTGATGCACTGATCGCCTGGGAAGCGCAGTACGGCGACTTCGCCAACGCGGCGCAGGTGATCATCGATCAGTTCCTCGCCAGCGCTGAAGACAAGTGGGAGCGTCTCAACGGCCTCGTGCTGCTTCTGCCGCACGGTTTCGAAGGTTCGGGGCCGGAGCATTCGAGCGCCCGGCTTGAGCGCTTCCTGCTGCTGGCCGCGGAGGACAACATCCAAGTTACCCAGCCGACGACGCCGGCGCAGTACTTTCACCTGCTTCGCCGGCAGGTTCGGCGCAGGTGGCGCAAGCCGCTCGTCGTGCTCACGCCCAAGAGCCTGCTGAGGCATCCGCGCGCTGTCTCGGAGCTTGCCCAATGCGCGGGCGGCGCATTTCAGCCGGTTCTTGGGGACCCGCAGTTGCAGGCGCGCGGGCGGCAGTTTCCTCGCGTGCTGCTGTGCTCGGGCAAGGTCTACTACGAGCTGCTCGAAAATCGACAGCAGCGCTCGCTTGACGATGCCATCGCCATCGTCCGCCTTGAGCAACTGTACCCGTTTCCGCAGGACGAACTCGAAGCAGTCCTGCGACACGTTCCGGATGGCACGCCGCTCAAGTGGGTGCAGGAGGAGCCGGAGAACATGGGCGCCTGGCGCTTCATGCGCGCCCGGCATGGGCCGCGACTCTTCGGCCGCTTCGACATGGGCCTCATCGCCCGCTGTGCGTCGGCCAGCCCCGCCACGGGATCGGCCAGCAGCCACCGTCTTGAGCAGGACCAGTTGATCCATCGCGCCCTCGCAATCGACTGA
- a CDS encoding cytochrome C oxidase subunit IV family protein: MNDHADHAVRRYLGIFAALLVLLGLTVGVAIVQLGAANIVVALAIAIAKALLVAWVFMHLRSSTPVVILFALGGVFWLVILILFTAADFLAR; the protein is encoded by the coding sequence ATGAACGATCACGCCGACCATGCCGTTCGCCGGTACCTGGGCATCTTCGCCGCGTTGCTCGTGCTGCTGGGCCTCACGGTCGGCGTGGCGATCGTGCAACTGGGAGCCGCGAACATCGTCGTCGCACTGGCTATTGCCATTGCCAAGGCGTTGCTCGTCGCGTGGGTCTTCATGCACCTGCGATCGAGCACGCCCGTGGTCATCCTCTTCGCGCTCGGCGGGGTCTTCTGGCTGGTGATCCTGATCCTGTTCACCGCCGCCGATTTTCTCGCGCGGTGA
- a CDS encoding cytochrome c oxidase subunit 3, which yields MRSSTLSGGSASGTRERSSPRSCCCFARTVYRLVEPQGFHEASRHLDLVLGTLNTGLLLTSSLTMALAVHGVEKGLRRPTIGWLLATSVLGLAFLAIKGYEYAHKVHEHLWPGPHFVAPPEANRGFEQFFILYVSMTGLHAIHMAAGLLIMWVMVIILWRTRQVARHATLVEMFGLYWHFVDLVWIFLFPLLYLIDRS from the coding sequence TTGCGATCATCAACTTTGTCTGGTGGATCGGCATCGGGCACGCGGGAACGCTCATCTCCGCGATCCTGCTGCTGCTTCGCCAGGACCGTCTACCGCCTCGTCGAGCCGCAGGGCTTTCACGAGGCCAGCCGGCATCTCGATCTCGTGCTGGGCACGTTGAACACGGGTCTGCTGCTCACGAGCAGCCTCACCATGGCGTTGGCGGTGCACGGGGTTGAGAAGGGACTGCGCCGGCCGACGATCGGCTGGCTGCTCGCTACGAGCGTACTGGGCCTGGCGTTCCTCGCGATCAAGGGCTACGAGTACGCGCACAAAGTACACGAGCACCTCTGGCCGGGACCGCACTTCGTTGCGCCGCCCGAGGCGAACCGTGGATTCGAGCAGTTCTTTATCCTCTACGTCTCGATGACCGGTCTGCACGCGATCCACATGGCCGCTGGGCTGCTCATCATGTGGGTGATGGTGATCATCCTGTGGCGAACCCGCCAGGTGGCGCGGCATGCGACGCTGGTCGAGATGTTCGGCCTGTACTGGCACTTCGTGGACCTCGTCTGGATCTTTCTCTTTCCGCTCCTCTATCTGATCGATCGCAGCTGA
- a CDS encoding cytochrome c3 family protein — protein MGQIFHPSANSLVRAGLGLLVILALLALSSVLLVERSPINTLVGVALSQPVPFSHAHHVQEIGIDCRYCHSTVEDEAFAGVPATERCMHCHSQIWADSPMLAPVRESFATGIPLQWARVHDLPDYVYFNHSIHVSKGIGCSTCHGQLDRMPLTAKAESLNMDWCLACHRHPAPSLRPVGATFDMDWSRNIETPTATGLMERNGVQTQGLTNCSACHR, from the coding sequence ATGGGACAAATCTTCCATCCGAGCGCCAACAGTCTTGTGCGTGCGGGCCTCGGGCTGCTCGTGATCCTGGCGCTGCTCGCGCTTTCTTCGGTGCTGCTCGTGGAGCGCTCGCCGATTAACACGCTCGTCGGCGTGGCGCTGTCCCAGCCCGTGCCCTTCAGCCACGCGCACCACGTGCAGGAGATCGGCATCGACTGCCGCTACTGCCACTCGACCGTCGAAGATGAGGCGTTTGCCGGCGTGCCCGCGACCGAGCGCTGCATGCACTGCCACTCGCAGATCTGGGCCGACAGCCCGATGCTCGCGCCGGTGCGAGAGAGCTTCGCTACGGGCATTCCGCTGCAGTGGGCGCGCGTGCACGACCTGCCCGACTACGTCTACTTCAACCACAGCATCCACGTCAGCAAAGGCATCGGCTGCAGCACCTGTCATGGGCAGCTCGACCGGATGCCGCTGACGGCCAAGGCCGAGTCGCTCAACATGGACTGGTGCCTCGCTTGCCACCGCCATCCAGCGCCTTCGCTGCGGCCCGTTGGCGCGACGTTCGACATGGACTGGAGCCGCAATATCGAAACGCCAACCGCGACCGGCCTCATGGAGCGCAACGGCGTGCAAACGCAGGGCCTGACCAACTGTTCAGCGTGCCACCGATGA
- a CDS encoding vitamin K epoxide reductase family protein has translation MDQGDLPMEARDAGTPPGWDYNPAKWSQRLPIIVLALVGFAIATYLALWQYGVVERVWEPFFGNGTRRILSSKLSYVLPISDAALGALGYLADAIAGVIGGIDRWRSMPWIVVTFAILVGPLGVISIGLVIAQPVMYDSWCTLCLASPAVSVAMMAPAMDEALASLQHLTRVRAQPGVSAWRAFWGMQQRPATEGSVIG, from the coding sequence TTGGATCAGGGAGATCTGCCGATGGAAGCGCGCGATGCAGGCACTCCGCCCGGCTGGGATTACAACCCGGCGAAATGGTCGCAGCGGCTGCCCATCATCGTCCTGGCGCTGGTCGGCTTTGCCATTGCCACCTACCTGGCGCTGTGGCAGTATGGCGTGGTCGAGCGCGTGTGGGAGCCGTTCTTCGGCAACGGCACGCGCCGCATTCTGAGTTCCAAACTCTCGTATGTGCTTCCCATCTCGGATGCGGCACTGGGCGCGCTGGGCTATCTCGCCGACGCCATCGCTGGCGTCATCGGCGGCATCGATCGCTGGCGCTCCATGCCCTGGATCGTCGTTACTTTTGCCATCCTCGTCGGACCGCTGGGAGTCATCAGCATCGGGCTGGTCATCGCGCAGCCGGTGATGTACGACTCGTGGTGCACGTTGTGCCTCGCATCGCCCGCGGTGTCGGTCGCCATGATGGCCCCGGCGATGGATGAGGCGCTCGCGAGCCTGCAGCATCTCACGCGCGTGCGTGCGCAGCCCGGCGTGTCAGCCTGGAGAGCGTTCTGGGGAATGCAGCAGCGCCCCGCTACGGAAGGGAGCGTCATCGGATGA
- a CDS encoding NAD(P)-dependent oxidoreductase — MNVIGDREQIVIVTGSSGLLGTAVIDALRKRVQVVGFDRDGQPQPPPEVECVCVDLTSDKSVQRGLDRVRYAYGHRIAAVVHLAAYYDFSGEPSDLYEKVTVRGTERLLRFLQPFDVDRFIFSSTMLVHKPTEPGEPINEQSPLLPRWDYPKSKVKTEHVIEAQRRRIPAAILRIAGVYTDWCQSIPIAHQIDRIVQRKLTSHVYPGDTSHGQSFVHLDDVVKAIDLTIEHRRMLDDSETLLIGEPETLSYDCLQRHLAQLIHSESDWTTRPIPKAVARTGSWIHNEIPGIEDPFIKPWMIDMADDHYELDIGRARERLGWSPQRHLSDTLPQMVRRLKAEPQRWYERNHLPLPSRIERDAPARPDVAAPFNLD, encoded by the coding sequence ATGAACGTCATCGGAGACCGCGAACAGATTGTGATCGTCACCGGCAGCAGTGGCCTTCTTGGCACCGCGGTGATCGACGCTCTGCGCAAGCGCGTGCAGGTGGTCGGCTTCGATCGCGACGGCCAGCCGCAACCGCCGCCCGAAGTCGAATGCGTTTGCGTCGATCTCACCAGCGACAAGAGCGTGCAGCGCGGGCTTGACCGCGTGCGCTACGCCTACGGCCACCGGATCGCCGCGGTTGTCCATCTCGCGGCCTACTACGACTTCTCCGGCGAGCCGAGTGATCTCTATGAGAAGGTCACTGTGCGCGGCACGGAGCGCCTGCTTCGGTTCCTACAACCGTTCGACGTCGATCGCTTCATTTTCTCGAGCACCATGCTCGTGCACAAGCCCACGGAGCCGGGCGAGCCGATCAATGAGCAGTCGCCGCTGCTGCCCCGGTGGGACTATCCCAAGTCAAAGGTCAAAACGGAACACGTCATTGAAGCACAGCGGCGGCGCATTCCGGCGGCGATTCTGCGCATTGCCGGCGTCTACACCGACTGGTGCCAGTCGATCCCGATCGCACACCAGATCGACCGCATCGTTCAGCGCAAGTTGACAAGTCACGTCTACCCGGGCGACACCTCGCACGGCCAGTCGTTCGTCCACCTCGATGACGTCGTGAAGGCCATCGACCTCACCATCGAACACCGCCGAATGCTTGACGACTCCGAGACGCTGCTCATCGGCGAACCCGAGACGCTCAGTTACGATTGCCTGCAGCGCCACCTCGCGCAATTGATCCACAGCGAGTCGGACTGGACCACCCGCCCCATTCCCAAGGCGGTCGCGCGAACGGGGTCCTGGATTCACAACGAAATTCCGGGGATCGAAGATCCGTTCATCAAGCCGTGGATGATCGACATGGCCGACGATCATTACGAACTGGACATCGGCCGCGCCCGAGAGCGCCTCGGCTGGTCGCCGCAGCGCCATCTGAGCGACACACTGCCGCAGATGGTGCGGCGGCTCAAGGCCGAGCCGCAGCGGTGGTACGAGCGGAACCACCTGCCGCTGCCTTCGCGCATTGAGCGGGACGCGCCGGCCCGGCCGGACGTCGCGGCGCCCTTTAACCTCGACTGA
- a CDS encoding DUF1328 domain-containing protein — MLGWALTFLVVALLAGLLGFWGVAGVAATVAKILFVVFLVLFVVSLLAQAFRGQHPPA; from the coding sequence GTGCTCGGATGGGCCCTTACATTTCTGGTGGTTGCACTGCTCGCGGGTCTGCTGGGCTTCTGGGGCGTAGCGGGCGTCGCTGCGACAGTCGCCAAGATCCTCTTTGTCGTGTTCCTGGTGTTGTTCGTCGTGAGTTTGCTGGCTCAGGCATTTCGGGGGCAGCATCCGCCGGCTTGA